Within the Candidatus Binatia bacterium genome, the region CGCCGGTCTCGGTCTGCCACCACGTGTCGACGATCGGGCAGCGCCCACCGCCGATCTTCTCGTGGTACCACATCCAAGCTTCCGGATTGATCGGCTCACCGACCGTGCCGAGCAGGCGCAACGAGGAGAGATCGTGCCGCTCGGGCCACTGCTCCCCCCATTTGACGCAGGTCCGGATGAGCGTCGGCGCCGTGTAGAGCGTCGTCACGCCGTAACGCTCCACGATCTCCCACAAGCGATCCGGCTCGGGATAGTTCGGGACACCCTCGTACATCACGGCCGTCGCACCGTTCGCGAGCGGACCGTACACGAGATAGCTGTGCCCGGTCACCCAACCGATGTCGGCGGTGCACCAGTACGTGTCGGTATCCTTCAGATCGAACACCAGCTTCGAGCTGTACGCGACGTGGGTGAGGTAGCCTCCTGTCGTGTGCAGAACGCCCTTCGGCTTCCCGGTGGTGCCGCTGGTGTAGAGAATGAAGAGCGGATGCTCGGAGTCGAGCGCCTCGGGCTCGCAGACGACGTCCGCCCGCTCCATCTCGTCGTGCCACCAAACGTCGCGACCATCCTTCCAATCCACGTCGTCGCCGCTGCGACGAACGACCAAAACCTTCTCGACCGAAGGGCAGTCCTCGAGAGCCTTGTCGACGGTAGGCTTCAGCGGGAACGTGTTGCCGCGGCGATAGCCTCCGTCGGCAGTGATGACGACACGGGCCGTGCAATCGTTCATGCGGTCGCGAATTGCGTCGGCCGAAAATCCACCGAACACGATCGAGTGCGTGGCGCCGATGCGCGTGCACGCGAGCATCGCGATCGCGAGTTCGGGAACGAGCGGCATGTACAGGCCGACGCGATCGCCCTTGCAGACGCCGAGCGACTTCAGGACGTTCGCCGCCTTACAGACCTCGCGGTGGAGCTCGAAGTAGGTGATCGTCCGACGGTCGCCGGGCTCCCCTTCCCAGATGAGAGCCGCCTTGTTCTTGCGCCACGTGTCGAGGTGGCGATCGACGCAATTGTAGCTGACGTTCAGCTTGCCGCCGACAAACCACTTGGCAAAGGGCACGTCCCAATCGAGGACCTTGTCCCATTTCTGGAACCAGCTGACGTGCTCCTCGGCGATCTTGGCCCAGAAGGCCTCGGGATCCTTCTCCGCCTCGGCGCACATCTCGCGGTACTGCTCCATGGATTTCACGTGCGCCTCGCTCGCGAAATCGGCCGGGGGCGGGAACTTCCGTCGCTCTTTGAGGACGGACTCGATGACTACGCCGGAATCACTCATGGGGATGCCTCTCGGGGTTCAGAGAATCTGTTGGGCGACGAGCTCGCGGTTCCACGTGGCGTCGCCGAAGCTCACTTCGGAGCTCTTGGCTCGTTTGAAATAGATGTGCATGTCGTGCTCCCAGGTGAACCCGATCCCGCCGTGGATCTGGATGCCCTCACCTGCGACGACACGATACGCATCCGAGCAATACGCCTTTGCCATGGCTGCAGCCAACGATGCATCCTCCACGTCGTTGGCGACCGCCCAGGCCGCGTAGTACGTGGCGGACTTCGAGCTCTCGACCTGCACCATCATATCGGCACATTTGTGTTGGATCGCCTGGAAGGAGCCAATGGGCTTGCCGAACTGCTCGCGCACCTTCGCGTACTCCACCGACATGTCGAGGACCTGCTGCGCGCCGCCGCACATCTCGGCACAGAGCGCGACCTTCGCACGATCGCCCAGATGCTCTAGGGTCCGCCATCCGCCACCGAGTTCACCGACGAGCGCGTCGCCGTCGACCACGACACCTTCGAGTTTCACCTCGGCGAGACGACGCGTCTGATCCATGGACTTGAGGGCCGTCGTCGTCACCCCCGGAGTATTCCGGTCGACACAGAAGAGGCTGATGCCATCGGCCGCGGTCGTCCCCGGAGTGCGAGCGGCAACGATCAGCAGCTCCGCGATGTGACCGTCGGGCACGAACAGCTTCGTACCGTCGAGCTGGTAGCCGGCGCCTTCGGCGGATGCCGTGGCCGCGATTCCTTCGGAATCCCACCGGCCGTTCGGCTCCATGTTCGCAACCGTCGCGAGCAACTTGCCCGACGCGATCTCGGGGAGATAGCGCTTCTTCTGCGCTTCGGTGCCGGCTTCGATGAGCGCGACCGCGGCGTACACCGTCGTCGAAAGAAACGGCCCCGGTAGGACGACACGCCCCATCTCTTCGAGGACGACGATCAGATCGACGAAGTCGAGTCCGGCACCACCGTACTCCTCCGGAAGAATCAGCCCTTGCCACCCGAGCTGCGCCATCTTCTCCCAGAGCTCCGAAGAGTGACCGGTTTCGTCATCCATCATCGCGCGAACGACCGTCATCGAACATTCCTTGGACAGGAAGTCGCGGGCGGACTGCCGAAGAAGATCCTGTTCCTCACTAAACCCAAAATCCATACTGGCGAGAGCTTAGTGTCCACAGCCAAAAATTCCACGCCGCGCCCCCGGGGCTCCGAGACTGCCCCCCGAGATCCGTCGAGCGGACCTGCCCTTTTCCGGCCTTCCGCCACAAAATTGACGATCTTCGGCACGATGGTCACGGAGTGCTCTGCCGCACTGCGTCGCCGCAGGAGGGCATCAAGTGTGGCACATGCCGAAAAACGCTGCGCCTCTGGTGACACGCTGCGCCCCAGGCGGGGGCCGGTTCTGACACAGGACTCTGGCATCGGCTTTGCGAGCCCAGGCTGTCGAGGACGACAAGGATGTCGGACAAAAACAGCAGCCAAGACAGCCAACTGCCCGAACCCAGTGGCGACGCGCCCCGGGTCCTGATCGTCGAGGACGATGAGGTCCTGATCGGGATTCTCGAGCACCACCTGCACCAGCACGGGTGCCGGGTCTTCACCGCGACGAATGCCGACCGCGCACTGGAGATCCTCTCCAACACGCCCATCGACGTCACCGTCAGTGACGTGTGCATGCCGGGGATGAGCGGCATCGAACTTCTCCAAGAGGTTCGCAAACGCGACTCGGACGCCGACCTGATTCTGGTCACCGCGCACTCGTCGGTGAAGAATGCGGTCTCGGCCATCCAGGCCGGCGCGGCCGACTATCTCGAGAAACCTGTCGACTGCCGGCGCCTTTACCACTCGATCCAGATGATGGTGGAGCGGCGTCGCCTGCGACAGCGTGTCCGGATCCTCGAACTCGGCGGCCGGGACTCGACGTTCTTCGACGGCATGGCTGCCCGCTCCCGCCGCATGCTGGAAGTCTTCAGCTTCATCGAACGGCTAGCCGCCTACCCCACGACCGTCCTCATAACGGGCGAAAGTGGGACCGGAAAAGAACTCGCCGCTCGCGCGGTCCACCACCGTTCGCCACTCGCCGACCGTCCGTTCGTTGTCTGCAACTGCAGCGTGCTCGCGCCGAGCCTCATCGAGAGCGAGCTCTTCGGCCACGTGAAGGGAGCCTTCACCGGCGCCGATCATGATCAGAAGGGACTCTTCGAGAGCGCGAACGGCGGAACGATCTTCCTCGACGAAATCGGAGAGCTTCCCCTCGATGCGCAGGTGAAGCTGCTCCGGGTCCTCGAGAACCGAGAGATCCGTCGCGTGGGATCACCGACCTCGGTGCCGGTGGACATTCGTGTCGTCGCGGCAACGAACCGCAATCTCGCAGCAATGTCTCGCGCCGGCGAGTTCCGCGAGGACCTATACTACCGGTTGAACGTCGGCGTCATCGAGCTTCCGCCCCTGCGCGAGCGTATCGAAGACATCGAGCTTCTGGCCGAACACTTCCTGCAGGGCTTCGCCCGCAAGTTTGCGATCGACCGTCCCACCCTGTCCCCGGAGGTCATGGATCTCTTCCAAAGCTACGGATGGCCAGGGAACGTCCGGGAGCTGAGCAACGTCCTCGAGCGTGCCTCGATCATGGCGCACGGCAGCGACATCAAGGTCGAACACCTGCCGGCCGAGCTGCGCAACGAGACCTCTACCAAGCCTACCCCCGAAGCCCTTCCCGACGAGAATTCCGAAGAAGTCGAGATGGATCTGAGCCTCCGCGCCGCGGAGCGCAACCAGATCCGTCGGGCTCTGGACTCCGCCGGAGGTAAGCGTGTCGCCGCCGCCCGACTACTCGGGCTGTCGCGACGGACTCTCTATCGGAAGTTGGACAAGTACGGGATTCGATGATGATGACGACGATTCGAAATCGGCATTCGAGCCGCGCCGTTCACACGGCCGCGAGGATCCGCACTCCCTCCCTGCGCCGCATCCGGACGCGCGGCGCCTCGGACGCCTCTACGGGTAGTCTGGCGAAACCGCGCCGCCGTCCGACAGTAAGACGGCTCCCGCCGCTCACCAGCCATGGGGGCCGGCCGCTTCTGCGTGTGGTGGCGTCGAACCCGCACTTCGCGAAGAAGTCCGCGCACACGCCACGGCGGCGCCATCTGACGCTCGTCGGGGCGGCGGTCCTACCGACCGGCCTTCTGCAGACGACGGGCGAGCCGTGGACGCACGCTGAGCCCAAGAGCCACACAATGATCGTGCTCGGGCTTGCAGCAGCCGGGCTGGTCGCGCTGGCGACCGCCATCGGCCGGCTGCTGACGACGTCCCTGTAGAAGCAGGAGGCGGGGCCGAAGCCCCGCCCGCACCGCACGTCGGTCCTATGCGTCGACGGCTCCTGTGCGGCGAAGCGCCGCGCGGGCAAAGTCCTCCTCTTCACGATTGGCTTCGAGAAGAGCCCGGAGCGTCTGCTCAATCGCAGTGAGCTCCGAATTCACGCTGACCAGCGACTCCACGAGCGCGACCCAGCAGTCCTGGTCGGGTCGGGCAGCGGTCTCACTCCCATCTTCGCAAAGGGAAACACAGCGTTTGGTCACTTCGAGGACACCCTCTGAAGCGCCTTCGAGGTGGGTAGCAAGGTCGATGAAGGTATGGCGGTCGATGATCACGTGTGGATTGCCTCCGGGAGTCTGTCAGGGTTCACCAAGACCAATTGGCAAGTTGAGTGCCACCGGAAGCGCGAAAAACGACTGAAAATGCAGGGGTTCTCCGGGCCCGAAATCTTGCATCCGAGCGAGCCCCGCCGCGGTCTTGCGAAATCGCTCGATTCCGTCAACACGCTGAGAAGTTTGCCTCACGATCCCGGATCGAAGACCCGCTCTTGCCGCCTGTAGAGCCCGCTCAGGCCAAAAGCAGAGCGCCTGCGGCAGCCGCAGCTTCAGCCGGCGTCGACCGGCTCGGGCTCTCCATCGGCCTCAGCATCGGGCTCGGTGATCGGCCCCGGCGCGGGGACGGCCGAGCCTTCGGCCAGGATACGCTCAGCGGCGGCGCGGCCCGCGATCGCAGCGGCCGTGACGCCACTCGCGGTCGCACCCGCGACGGCGACCTCCTGACTCGCCAGAAGAACACCGGCAAGTCCAGGCGCGACGAGCGGCAACGACGGCAGCTTCAGAGGGTCTGCCGCGGGCTGGTCACTCAGCCACCGATGCTCCCAGACGACCGCGTCGGTCGCCTCGGGCGCAAGCCCCCACAGGGCGTGGCGCAGAGCGTCCACCCGGGACTCGAGCGCCTGGACGTCCGACGCCAGCTCCGCGGCGACCGGCAGACTCGCCCGCACCAGAGATCGACCGGGAGGGGCGAGACGGGGAGCGGCCACCGTGGACCACACCAGCGTGCCCCCGGCCGCCGGCGCGTCTTGCGCGGCCACGCGGGACGGGGCGACCATTCGTACGACGACCGTTTCGTCCTCGGGCCGTAAGGCTGCGGGTCGGATCTCGCCCGCGAGCGCCCACGTGACCGCCAGCTCCCGACGGGTCACCGAGTCCAGCATAAGACGGTCGAGTGCCGCCCGCGGCTCGGCGGGCAGAAGCGATCGGAGCTCCCCCGGGGAAATTGCGAAGACGCAACGCTCGGCGGCCAGCTCTTCGATGAACGGCGTCTCCTCGCGGCGCGTGGCGA harbors:
- the acs gene encoding acetate--CoA ligase → MSDSGVVIESVLKERRKFPPPADFASEAHVKSMEQYREMCAEAEKDPEAFWAKIAEEHVSWFQKWDKVLDWDVPFAKWFVGGKLNVSYNCVDRHLDTWRKNKAALIWEGEPGDRRTITYFELHREVCKAANVLKSLGVCKGDRVGLYMPLVPELAIAMLACTRIGATHSIVFGGFSADAIRDRMNDCTARVVITADGGYRRGNTFPLKPTVDKALEDCPSVEKVLVVRRSGDDVDWKDGRDVWWHDEMERADVVCEPEALDSEHPLFILYTSGTTGKPKGVLHTTGGYLTHVAYSSKLVFDLKDTDTYWCTADIGWVTGHSYLVYGPLANGATAVMYEGVPNYPEPDRLWEIVERYGVTTLYTAPTLIRTCVKWGEQWPERHDLSSLRLLGTVGEPINPEAWMWYHEKIGGGRCPIVDTWWQTETGGILISPLPGATPTKPGSGTLPLPGIFPEVVDREGNKVGPNEGGLLVVRKPWPSMLRTIYGDDDRYVKTYWSDLPGNYFTGDGARCDEDGYFWIMGRIDDVVNVSGHRLGTMEVESALVAHRAVAEAAVVDRPDDVKGQALAAFVTLEGGYTASDDLKKELREHVGKEIGAFAKPDDLKFTDTLPKTRSGKIMRRLLRDIAAGRDTGDTTTLEDASIVEKLRQSDD
- a CDS encoding acyl-CoA/acyl-ACP dehydrogenase, whose translation is MDFGFSEEQDLLRQSARDFLSKECSMTVVRAMMDDETGHSSELWEKMAQLGWQGLILPEEYGGAGLDFVDLIVVLEEMGRVVLPGPFLSTTVYAAVALIEAGTEAQKKRYLPEIASGKLLATVANMEPNGRWDSEGIAATASAEGAGYQLDGTKLFVPDGHIAELLIVAARTPGTTAADGISLFCVDRNTPGVTTTALKSMDQTRRLAEVKLEGVVVDGDALVGELGGGWRTLEHLGDRAKVALCAEMCGGAQQVLDMSVEYAKVREQFGKPIGSFQAIQHKCADMMVQVESSKSATYYAAWAVANDVEDASLAAAMAKAYCSDAYRVVAGEGIQIHGGIGFTWEHDMHIYFKRAKSSEVSFGDATWNRELVAQQIL
- a CDS encoding sigma-54 dependent transcriptional regulator; the protein is MSDKNSSQDSQLPEPSGDAPRVLIVEDDEVLIGILEHHLHQHGCRVFTATNADRALEILSNTPIDVTVSDVCMPGMSGIELLQEVRKRDSDADLILVTAHSSVKNAVSAIQAGAADYLEKPVDCRRLYHSIQMMVERRRLRQRVRILELGGRDSTFFDGMAARSRRMLEVFSFIERLAAYPTTVLITGESGTGKELAARAVHHRSPLADRPFVVCNCSVLAPSLIESELFGHVKGAFTGADHDQKGLFESANGGTIFLDEIGELPLDAQVKLLRVLENREIRRVGSPTSVPVDIRVVAATNRNLAAMSRAGEFREDLYYRLNVGVIELPPLRERIEDIELLAEHFLQGFARKFAIDRPTLSPEVMDLFQSYGWPGNVRELSNVLERASIMAHGSDIKVEHLPAELRNETSTKPTPEALPDENSEEVEMDLSLRAAERNQIRRALDSAGGKRVAAARLLGLSRRTLYRKLDKYGIR